In Fundulus heteroclitus isolate FHET01 chromosome 8, MU-UCD_Fhet_4.1, whole genome shotgun sequence, a genomic segment contains:
- the LOC118556118 gene encoding molybdopterin synthase sulfur carrier subunit-like, whose amino-acid sequence MSAQVTVLYFAKSAELTGLKEEPVAVPTPISSGDLWALLLRKQPRLVALQGHVILAVRQRYVTIGEQQVTLEDGDEVAVVPPLSGG is encoded by the exons ATGTCTGCACAG gTGACGGTGTTGTACTTTGCTAAGAGTGCGGAGCTGACCGGACTGAAGGAGGAGCCTGTTGCCGTGCCAACACCAATCAGCAGCGGGGACCTCTGGGCCCTGTTGCTGCGGAAACAGCCCAG GCTGGTGGCCCTGCAGGGTCACGTGATCCTGGCGGTGCGGCAGCGCTACGTGACCATCGGCGAGCAGCAGGTGACTCTGGAGGACGGAGACGAGGTGGCCGTGGTGCCGCCGCTGAGCGGAGGCTAG
- the LOC118564006 gene encoding protein asteroid homolog 1-like — protein sequence MGVSRMKDLVKESKALERFVFRNSWVIIDGPNLYYSLYFNSDPKLDQQHGGDYSAFRELVLSFFNNLKKCKITPLVVLDGGSEPGKEDTIKNRMQDKIQKAKRISETKAQRWENILPPLVKDIFIQILQEEKIEMEQCLGEADQTVVRYANEKKCPVLSNDSDFYIFDLPEGFLLIDEFQWNKVEKGGIPAQRYKISAFCEHFNVDRNHMALFAAISGNDYSRLEDRGEFIKRYPEPQQPETQQPVVHQPAILHFLAGLRGKTNEEAVRAALQLVGKTSEEDIRPFLESTLKYNVDQEPPRPDLPAWVITAVQAGSLTSFVTSVVTYRSMTLTPLVEDFSKPSSYAASLRLREFFYGLLIGKQPCREYDRNGTQIIDQVVTPELPAGTAEDLQKLELAHLNEAPEDLRQRVLYEALRCSTSDTENVPDRLKLPLCVTRFWFQYRQQNHPDALNESCLQALLLGFVYGEDGADLSFKVRIDGLLPGNQPVSCLKLGVAHAFSQWQNCMRQSLHLNQLLRFPLPEPLCYRLYCGPLLHQLQKVLEGNTNMFSELRNLLDEEHSALLETSLRITGSQLAGAEEWQTQKRKKKKQKAPESSDKKQR from the exons ATGGGTGTTAGCAGGATGAAAGACTTGGTTAAAGAGTCAAAGGCTTTGGAACGTTTTGTGTTCAGGAACAGCTGGGTCATCATCGATGGTCCGAACCTCTACTATTCTCTGTATTTTAACTCTGACCCAAAGCTGGACCAGCAACATGGAGGAGATTACTCTGCGTTCAGAGAGTTGGTCTTGAGCTTCTTCAACAACCTGAAGAAGTGTAAGATCACACCGCTGGTGGTTCTGGATGGAGGCTCAGAACCTGGGAAGGAAGACACCATCAAAAATCGAATGCAAGATAAaattcaaaaagcaaaaagaattTCTGAGACCAAGGCCCAAAGATGGGAGAACATCTTACCTCCTCTGGTCAAAGACATCTTCATCCAGATCCTTCAGGAGGAGAAGATAGAGATGGAGCAGTGCCTCGGAGAGGCAGACCAGACAGTTGTTCGCTACGCCAATGAGAAGAAATGTCCGGTTCTGTCCAATGACTCTGATTTCTACATCTTTGATTTGCCAGAAGGCTTCCTTTTAATTGATGAATTTCAGTGGAACAAAGTTGAGAAAGGAGGCATTCCTGCCCAACGCTACAAGATCTCAGCCTTCTGTGAGCATTTCAATGTTGACCGTAACCACATGGCTCTCTTTGCTGCAATATCAGGAAATGATTACTCACGATTAGAGGACAGGGGAGAGTTTATTAAACGATATCCTGAACCCCAGCAGCCTGAAACCCAGCAGCCTGTAGTTCATCAGCCAGCCATCCTCCATTTTCTAGCAGGTCTCAGGGGGAAGACAAATGAGGAGGCTGTGAGAGCAGCTCTACAGCTGGTTGGTAAAACCAGTGAGGAGGACATCAGACCTTTCCTGGAGTCAACTCTAAAATACAACGTGGACCAGGAGCCACCTCGTCCCGATCTGCCAGCATGGGTCATCACTGCAGTTCAAGCAGGAAGTCTGACCTCCTTCGTCACATCCGTGGTGACCTACAGGTCGATGACGTTGACTCCACTGGTGGAGGACTTTTCTAAGCCCAGCAGCTATGCAGCTTCTCTCCGTCTCCGAGAGTTCTTCTACGGACTGTTGATAGGAAAGCAGCCATGCAGGGAATATGACAGGAACGGGACCCAGATAATTGATCAAGTAGTCACTCCTGAGTTACCAGCTGGGACAGCCGAGGACCTGCAGAAGCTGGAGCTGGCACATCTGAACGag GCTCCTGAGGATCTGCGTCAACGCGTCTTGTATGAAGCTCTGAGATGTTCCACCTCAGACACTGAAAACGTTCCAGACCGCCTGAAACTGCCGCTCTGTGTGACCCGGTTCTGGTTTCAGTACCGCCAACAGAACCACCCAGACGCGTTAAACGAGTCCTGTCTCCAGGCGCTGCTCCTGGGGTTTGTGTATGGAGAAGATGGTGCAG ACCTGAGCTTCAAGGTCAGGATTGATGGTCTGCTGCCTGGAAACCAGCCTGTAAGCTGCCTGAAGCTCGGTGTTGCTCATGCATTCAGCCAGTGGCAGAACTGCATGAGGCAGAGCCTCCACCTGAACCAGCTGCTGAGGTTCCCTCTGCCAGAACCTCTGTGTTACCG GCTCTACTGTGGACCTCTGCTCCACCAGCTGCAGAAGGTTCTGGAGGGAAACACCAACATGTTCTCAGAGCTGAGGAACCTGCTGGATGAGGAACACAGCGCTCTCCTGGAGACCTCACTGAGGATTACGGGTTCTCAGTTAGCTGGAGCCGAAGAATGGCAAAcacagaagaggaagaaaaagaagcaaaaagccCCTGAAAGCAGCGACAAGAAACAACGGTGA
- the LOC105926082 gene encoding molybdopterin synthase catalytic subunit has translation MVQSEFSQLCGDLRARWPSLLHICIHHRLGWVKVGEASVVVAISSPHRHDGQQAVQLCVSRLKASVPIWKKEVYDTQEVSWKENAECRWSQSSGSASETKKC, from the exons ATGGTCCAATCAGAGTTCTCCCAGCTGTGCGGGGACCTGAGAGCGCGCTGGCCCAGCCTGCTGCACATCTGCATCCACCACCGCCTGGG GTGGGTGAAGGTGGGCGAGGCCAGCGTTGTCGTGGCGATCTCCTCCCCGCACCGCCACGACGGCCAGCAGGCGGTCCAGCTGTGCGTCAGCCGGCTGAAGGCCAGCGTCCCCATCTGGAAGAAG GAAGTGTACGACACCCAGGAAGTGAGCTGGAAGGAGAACGCAGAGTGCCGGTGGTCTCAGAGCAGCGGCTCGGCGTCTGAGACGAAGAAATGCTGA